Proteins co-encoded in one Macrobrachium rosenbergii isolate ZJJX-2024 chromosome 54, ASM4041242v1, whole genome shotgun sequence genomic window:
- the LOC136835064 gene encoding uncharacterized protein isoform X24, with product MLDDLKTTVGGEAELISPDVRSDSTLVSSFRSTSRNEGRSSSRGGSRSGSALGGGAGVEDGGHMKHSRREYRSPDSNTHVVTEKYEYDTGDSSKTSHYQKKVIKSTYSTFNSMNAGSLEDPPHLTKGPESPPQPSQPINTKGITGGHISRYVDVVSAKPYFAGTAPPNTMANGSLRSTDSSKYDGDDEMIDDSKSGEVRRIVWRNRFEKTYETQDSSKPPVVSIEDEARRRQLLQKQQITSTSTSTSTLSSPPQRGPVSPRLPQLQCAVYWPGMGVPPNVSPGGQSWKEPIPLPTPPQLSPREPGVAYIYTYGNTSGTGVQPLPPLNYVSVPGPSSVPPSEGAPSPTPSQLQGQPIIYHYSYHYTIQPGQPLPDGAPPPPPGMVLPGSPPALQVAPSSQPLPPQPAQPVTTTHLTQTSKPAHPGHPAHPGHPAHPGHPAHPGHPAQPTQPDQPSTVVNYSLHKHTTRTSSSTVNQRDTTTNVIHPGGYPGGVGPGGPGSPHSPGSPHGPSGPHSPAEPYGSISPKDKDGPDSPNYPSKPHGPDYGPGSPNGPTDPGQGHPGSISITINKTTTRTTHHTGYPGEPGRPYSPSDVPPVTSTPYPSRGRSVSPERPPVSNAPQHITYVTNIRSTHSDSLERVRRPRNETLPFPDTSPIKSGGDGKIPRRVDDLMTSFSDSEHYIRRSVNEMTLRKHSPIPRKDKDGPGNGPTPRGPRRDPADEEPLLPQNNQIAVRAEADAKAVAEATPKRELTKNKAGPPVYYPPGHELFHETMHTMTLKESGRRGKAKWRMERAAGYKESSSHSETKGGMTMVPVCLPLCCGAACVVM from the exons GAGTACATCACGAAACGAAGGGCGGAGTTCTTCGCGCGGAGGGTCAAGAAGCGGAAGCGCCCTTGGCGGAGGAGCAGGAGTGGAGGACGGAGGTCACATGAAGCACTCCAGGAGAGAGTACAGATCTCCCGACAGCAACACTCACGTCGTGACTGAGAAGTACGAGTACGATACGGGAGATTCCAGCAAG ACAAGTCACTACCAGAAGAAAGTGATCAAGTCCACGTATTCCACTTTCAATTCCATGAATGCTGGAAGCCTGGAGGACCCTCCTCACCTCACCAAAGGACCAGAATCCCCTCCCCAGCCCTCACAGCCTATCAACACTAAAG GTATCACCGGCGGTCATATCAGTCGCTATGTGGATGTGGTTAGCGCCAAACCCTACTTCGCAG GCACAGCCCCACCAAACACAATGGCCAATGGATCCCTCAGGTCTACTGACAGCAGTAAATATGA TGGTGACGATGAGATGATTGATGACTCAAAAAGTGGGGAAGTTCGTCGGATTGTTTGGCGCAACAGATTTGAGAAGACTTACGAAACTCAGGATTCTAGCAAGCCACCAGTG GTGAGTATTGAAGATGAAGCGAGACGCCGCCAGTTGCTCCAAAAACAGCAGATCACTTCTACTTCCACCTCCACATCTACCTTGTCCTCTCCTCCACAG CGTGGGCCGGTGTCGCCTCGCCTGCCGCAGCTGCAGTGTGCAGTATATTGGCCTGGCATGGGCGTTCCTCCCAAT GTGTCTCCAGGCGGACAGTCATGGAAAGAACCAATTCCTCTTCCAACTCCACCTCAACTATCTCCCCGGGAACCAGGAGTTGCTTACATCTATACATATGGGAATACTAGTGGAACAGGTGTTCAGCCTCTACCGCCACTCAATTACGTATCAGTTCCCGGACCATCCTCTGTGCCACCGAGTGAAGGTGCACCTTCACCAACTCCATCACAGCTTCAAGGACAGCCAATTATTTACCACTACTCTTATCACTATACTATTCAACCTGGCCAGCCTCTGCCTGATGgagcaccaccaccacccccaggAATGGTTCTACCTGGATCCCCACCAGCTCTTCAGGTAGCACCATCAAGCCAGCCCCTGCCACCACAACCTGCACAGCCTGTGACAACAACACATTTGACCCAGACCAGTAAGCCAGCTCATCCCGGTCACCCAGCTCATCCCGGTCACCCAGCTCATCCCGGTCACCCAGCTCATCCCGGTCACCCAGCTCAACCAACTCAGCCTGATCAGCCGTCAACGGTAGTTAATTACAgcttacataaacacacaactCGAACGAGCTCCTCTACAGTTAACCAGAGAGATACAACAACAAACGTTATTCATCCAGGGGGATACCCTGGGGGTGTTGGGCCCGGTGGGCCAGGTTCTCCACATAGTCCAGGTAGTCCTCACGGGCCAAGTGGCCCTCACAGTCCAGCTGAGCCCTATGGTTCAATCAGTCCAAAGGACAAAGATGGCCCTGACAGTCCAAATTATCCAAGCAAACCTCACGGTCCTGATTATGGTCCAGGTAGTCCTAATGGACCAACAGATCCTGGACAAGGACATCCTGGAAGCATTTCTATCACAATCAATAAAACTACAACTCGAACTACACATCATACAGGTTACCCAGGTGAACCAGGAAGGCCATACAGTCCCAGTGATGTACCTCCAGTCACTTCTACACCTTATCCAAGCAGGGGTCGCTCAGTCTCACCTGAAAGACCTCCAGTGAGTAATGCACCGCAACACATCACATATGTGACCAATATAAGATCAACCCATTCAGACTCCCTAGAACGTGTCAGAAGGCCAAGGAATGAGACTCTTCCTTTCCCAGACACTTCTCCAATAAAGTCAGGCGGTGATGGCAAGATTCCTCGCCGTGTTGATGATCTCATGACTTCCTTCTCAGATTCTGAG CATTACATTAGGCGCTCTGTGAATGAAATGACCTTAAGAAAACATTCCCCCATTCCAAGGAAAGACAAG GATGGTCCAGGTAATGGGCCTACTCCAAGAGGTCCACGACGTGATCCTGCTGATGAGGAACCACTCCTACCGCAAAACAATCAG ATTGCGGTGAGGGCAGAGGCTGATGCCAAGGCTGTAGCAGAGGCCACTCCAAAGAGGGAACTCACCAAGAATAAAGCTGGACCACCTGTGTACTATCCTCCTGGACATGAGCTCTTCCATGAAACAATGCAC ACAATGACTCTGAAAGAAAGCGGTCGTAGAGGTAAGGCCAAGTGGAGAATGGAACGTGCTGCTGGTTACAAGGAGAGTTCCTCACACTCTGAGACTAAAGGAGGGATGACTATGGTGCCTGTGTGCCTACCTCTGTGCTGTGGTGCTGCCTGTGTTGTCATGTAA
- the LOC136835064 gene encoding uncharacterized protein isoform X6 yields MTSRVQESPFRETEWDQRLDRMLDDLKTTVGGEAELISPDVRSDSTLVSSFRSTSRNEGRSSSRGGSRSGSALGGGAGVEDGGHMKHSRREYRSPDSNTHVVTEKYEYDTGDSSKTSHYQKKVIKSTYSTFNSMNAGSLEDPPHLTKGPESPPQPSQPINTKVISASQKVANRLVDALATIGGEEGYVPTVDSSDTDTLGTDTMKTSKTVGSDYSTLGRLRKNINELDSLIDSLDESQQQHNAEPPPPVEVLNSAPPEPTENIGHDVPLVLEASELPPDDDEEIPSHAVTDDPSVVLTLAAAEAHSRTVSSTTQISSHSHTGTTVQQHQVMNRSTAPPNTMANGSLRSTDSSKYDGDDEMIDDSKSGEVRRIVWRNRFEKTYETQDSSKPPVVSIEDEARRRQLLQKQQITSTSTSTSTLSSPPQRGPVSPRLPQLQCAVYWPGMGVPPNVSPGGQSWKEPIPLPTPPQLSPREPGVAYIYTYGNTSGTGVQPLPPLNYVSVPGPSSVPPSEGAPSPTPSQLQGQPIIYHYSYHYTIQPGQPLPDGAPPPPPGMVLPGSPPALQVAPSSQPLPPQPAQPVTTTHLTQTSKPAHPGHPAHPGHPAHPGHPAHPGHPAQPTQPDQPSTVVNYSLHKHTTRTSSSTVNQRDTTTNVIHPGGYPGGVGPGGPGSPHSPGSPHGPSGPHSPAEPYGSISPKDKDGPDSPNYPSKPHGPDYGPGSPNGPTDPGQGHPGSISITINKTTTRTTHHTGYPGEPGRPYSPSDVPPVTSTPYPSRGRSVSPERPPVSNAPQHITYVTNIRSTHSDSLERVRRPRNETLPFPDTSPIKSGGDGKIPRRVDDLMTSFSDSEDGPGNGPTPRGPRRDPADEEPLLPQNNQIAVRAEADAKAVAEATPKRELTKNKAGPPVYYPPGHELFHETMHTMTLKESGRRGKAKWRMERAAGYKESSSHSETKGGMTMVPVCLPLCCGAACVVM; encoded by the exons GAGTACATCACGAAACGAAGGGCGGAGTTCTTCGCGCGGAGGGTCAAGAAGCGGAAGCGCCCTTGGCGGAGGAGCAGGAGTGGAGGACGGAGGTCACATGAAGCACTCCAGGAGAGAGTACAGATCTCCCGACAGCAACACTCACGTCGTGACTGAGAAGTACGAGTACGATACGGGAGATTCCAGCAAG ACAAGTCACTACCAGAAGAAAGTGATCAAGTCCACGTATTCCACTTTCAATTCCATGAATGCTGGAAGCCTGGAGGACCCTCCTCACCTCACCAAAGGACCAGAATCCCCTCCCCAGCCCTCACAGCCTATCAACACTAAAG TGATCTCTGCATCCCAGAAAGTTGCAAACAGACTGGTAGATGCCCTGGCCACCATAG GTGGGGAGGAAGGCTATGTTCCAACTGTTGATTCCAGCGACACAGACACACTGGGAACAGATACCATGAAAACATCTAAAACCGTCGGATCCGATTACTCAACGCTTGGCAGGTTGCGGAAGAACATCAATGAACTTGACTCCTTGATCGATTCACTAGATGAATCCCAGCAGCAACACAATGCTGAGCCACCCCCTCCTGTTGAGGTTCTTAATTCTGCACCGCCTGAGCCCACTGAAAACATCGGACACGACGTACCCTTAGTTCTAGAAGCCTCTGAGCTTCCTCCAGATGATGACGAAGAAATCCCCAGTCATGCAGTTACCGATGATCCGTCCGTTGTATTGACTCTGGCTGCCGCTGAAGCCCATTCTCGTACCGTTAGTTCTACGACTCAAATTTCTTCTCATTCTCACACTGGTACCACTGTCCAACAACATCAAGTGATGAACCGTA GCACAGCCCCACCAAACACAATGGCCAATGGATCCCTCAGGTCTACTGACAGCAGTAAATATGA TGGTGACGATGAGATGATTGATGACTCAAAAAGTGGGGAAGTTCGTCGGATTGTTTGGCGCAACAGATTTGAGAAGACTTACGAAACTCAGGATTCTAGCAAGCCACCAGTG GTGAGTATTGAAGATGAAGCGAGACGCCGCCAGTTGCTCCAAAAACAGCAGATCACTTCTACTTCCACCTCCACATCTACCTTGTCCTCTCCTCCACAG CGTGGGCCGGTGTCGCCTCGCCTGCCGCAGCTGCAGTGTGCAGTATATTGGCCTGGCATGGGCGTTCCTCCCAAT GTGTCTCCAGGCGGACAGTCATGGAAAGAACCAATTCCTCTTCCAACTCCACCTCAACTATCTCCCCGGGAACCAGGAGTTGCTTACATCTATACATATGGGAATACTAGTGGAACAGGTGTTCAGCCTCTACCGCCACTCAATTACGTATCAGTTCCCGGACCATCCTCTGTGCCACCGAGTGAAGGTGCACCTTCACCAACTCCATCACAGCTTCAAGGACAGCCAATTATTTACCACTACTCTTATCACTATACTATTCAACCTGGCCAGCCTCTGCCTGATGgagcaccaccaccacccccaggAATGGTTCTACCTGGATCCCCACCAGCTCTTCAGGTAGCACCATCAAGCCAGCCCCTGCCACCACAACCTGCACAGCCTGTGACAACAACACATTTGACCCAGACCAGTAAGCCAGCTCATCCCGGTCACCCAGCTCATCCCGGTCACCCAGCTCATCCCGGTCACCCAGCTCATCCCGGTCACCCAGCTCAACCAACTCAGCCTGATCAGCCGTCAACGGTAGTTAATTACAgcttacataaacacacaactCGAACGAGCTCCTCTACAGTTAACCAGAGAGATACAACAACAAACGTTATTCATCCAGGGGGATACCCTGGGGGTGTTGGGCCCGGTGGGCCAGGTTCTCCACATAGTCCAGGTAGTCCTCACGGGCCAAGTGGCCCTCACAGTCCAGCTGAGCCCTATGGTTCAATCAGTCCAAAGGACAAAGATGGCCCTGACAGTCCAAATTATCCAAGCAAACCTCACGGTCCTGATTATGGTCCAGGTAGTCCTAATGGACCAACAGATCCTGGACAAGGACATCCTGGAAGCATTTCTATCACAATCAATAAAACTACAACTCGAACTACACATCATACAGGTTACCCAGGTGAACCAGGAAGGCCATACAGTCCCAGTGATGTACCTCCAGTCACTTCTACACCTTATCCAAGCAGGGGTCGCTCAGTCTCACCTGAAAGACCTCCAGTGAGTAATGCACCGCAACACATCACATATGTGACCAATATAAGATCAACCCATTCAGACTCCCTAGAACGTGTCAGAAGGCCAAGGAATGAGACTCTTCCTTTCCCAGACACTTCTCCAATAAAGTCAGGCGGTGATGGCAAGATTCCTCGCCGTGTTGATGATCTCATGACTTCCTTCTCAGATTCTGAG GATGGTCCAGGTAATGGGCCTACTCCAAGAGGTCCACGACGTGATCCTGCTGATGAGGAACCACTCCTACCGCAAAACAATCAG ATTGCGGTGAGGGCAGAGGCTGATGCCAAGGCTGTAGCAGAGGCCACTCCAAAGAGGGAACTCACCAAGAATAAAGCTGGACCACCTGTGTACTATCCTCCTGGACATGAGCTCTTCCATGAAACAATGCAC ACAATGACTCTGAAAGAAAGCGGTCGTAGAGGTAAGGCCAAGTGGAGAATGGAACGTGCTGCTGGTTACAAGGAGAGTTCCTCACACTCTGAGACTAAAGGAGGGATGACTATGGTGCCTGTGTGCCTACCTCTGTGCTGTGGTGCTGCCTGTGTTGTCATGTAA
- the LOC136835064 gene encoding uncharacterized protein isoform X33: MLDDLKTTVGGEAELISPDVRSDSTLVSSFRSTSRNEGRSSSRGGSRSGSALGGGAGVEDGGHMKHSRREYRSPDSNTHVVTEKYEYDTGDSSKTSHYQKKVIKSTYSTFNSMNAGSLEDPPHLTKGPESPPQPSQPINTKGITGGHISRYVDVVSAKPYFAGTAPPNTMANGSLRSTDSSKYDGDDEMIDDSKSGEVRRIVWRNRFEKTYETQDSSKPPVVSIEDEARRRQLLQKQQITSTSTSTSTLSSPPQVSPGGQSWKEPIPLPTPPQLSPREPGVAYIYTYGNTSGTGVQPLPPLNYVSVPGPSSVPPSEGAPSPTPSQLQGQPIIYHYSYHYTIQPGQPLPDGAPPPPPGMVLPGSPPALQVAPSSQPLPPQPAQPVTTTHLTQTSKPAHPGHPAHPGHPAHPGHPAHPGHPAQPTQPDQPSTVVNYSLHKHTTRTSSSTVNQRDTTTNVIHPGGYPGGVGPGGPGSPHSPGSPHGPSGPHSPAEPYGSISPKDKDGPDSPNYPSKPHGPDYGPGSPNGPTDPGQGHPGSISITINKTTTRTTHHTGYPGEPGRPYSPSDVPPVTSTPYPSRGRSVSPERPPVSNAPQHITYVTNIRSTHSDSLERVRRPRNETLPFPDTSPIKSGGDGKIPRRVDDLMTSFSDSEHYIRRSVNEMTLRKHSPIPRKDKDGPGNGPTPRGPRRDPADEEPLLPQNNQIAVRAEADAKAVAEATPKRELTKNKAGPPVYYPPGHELFHETMHTMTLKESGRRGKAKWRMERAAGYKESSSHSETKGGMTMVPVCLPLCCGAACVVM; this comes from the exons GAGTACATCACGAAACGAAGGGCGGAGTTCTTCGCGCGGAGGGTCAAGAAGCGGAAGCGCCCTTGGCGGAGGAGCAGGAGTGGAGGACGGAGGTCACATGAAGCACTCCAGGAGAGAGTACAGATCTCCCGACAGCAACACTCACGTCGTGACTGAGAAGTACGAGTACGATACGGGAGATTCCAGCAAG ACAAGTCACTACCAGAAGAAAGTGATCAAGTCCACGTATTCCACTTTCAATTCCATGAATGCTGGAAGCCTGGAGGACCCTCCTCACCTCACCAAAGGACCAGAATCCCCTCCCCAGCCCTCACAGCCTATCAACACTAAAG GTATCACCGGCGGTCATATCAGTCGCTATGTGGATGTGGTTAGCGCCAAACCCTACTTCGCAG GCACAGCCCCACCAAACACAATGGCCAATGGATCCCTCAGGTCTACTGACAGCAGTAAATATGA TGGTGACGATGAGATGATTGATGACTCAAAAAGTGGGGAAGTTCGTCGGATTGTTTGGCGCAACAGATTTGAGAAGACTTACGAAACTCAGGATTCTAGCAAGCCACCAGTG GTGAGTATTGAAGATGAAGCGAGACGCCGCCAGTTGCTCCAAAAACAGCAGATCACTTCTACTTCCACCTCCACATCTACCTTGTCCTCTCCTCCACAG GTGTCTCCAGGCGGACAGTCATGGAAAGAACCAATTCCTCTTCCAACTCCACCTCAACTATCTCCCCGGGAACCAGGAGTTGCTTACATCTATACATATGGGAATACTAGTGGAACAGGTGTTCAGCCTCTACCGCCACTCAATTACGTATCAGTTCCCGGACCATCCTCTGTGCCACCGAGTGAAGGTGCACCTTCACCAACTCCATCACAGCTTCAAGGACAGCCAATTATTTACCACTACTCTTATCACTATACTATTCAACCTGGCCAGCCTCTGCCTGATGgagcaccaccaccacccccaggAATGGTTCTACCTGGATCCCCACCAGCTCTTCAGGTAGCACCATCAAGCCAGCCCCTGCCACCACAACCTGCACAGCCTGTGACAACAACACATTTGACCCAGACCAGTAAGCCAGCTCATCCCGGTCACCCAGCTCATCCCGGTCACCCAGCTCATCCCGGTCACCCAGCTCATCCCGGTCACCCAGCTCAACCAACTCAGCCTGATCAGCCGTCAACGGTAGTTAATTACAgcttacataaacacacaactCGAACGAGCTCCTCTACAGTTAACCAGAGAGATACAACAACAAACGTTATTCATCCAGGGGGATACCCTGGGGGTGTTGGGCCCGGTGGGCCAGGTTCTCCACATAGTCCAGGTAGTCCTCACGGGCCAAGTGGCCCTCACAGTCCAGCTGAGCCCTATGGTTCAATCAGTCCAAAGGACAAAGATGGCCCTGACAGTCCAAATTATCCAAGCAAACCTCACGGTCCTGATTATGGTCCAGGTAGTCCTAATGGACCAACAGATCCTGGACAAGGACATCCTGGAAGCATTTCTATCACAATCAATAAAACTACAACTCGAACTACACATCATACAGGTTACCCAGGTGAACCAGGAAGGCCATACAGTCCCAGTGATGTACCTCCAGTCACTTCTACACCTTATCCAAGCAGGGGTCGCTCAGTCTCACCTGAAAGACCTCCAGTGAGTAATGCACCGCAACACATCACATATGTGACCAATATAAGATCAACCCATTCAGACTCCCTAGAACGTGTCAGAAGGCCAAGGAATGAGACTCTTCCTTTCCCAGACACTTCTCCAATAAAGTCAGGCGGTGATGGCAAGATTCCTCGCCGTGTTGATGATCTCATGACTTCCTTCTCAGATTCTGAG CATTACATTAGGCGCTCTGTGAATGAAATGACCTTAAGAAAACATTCCCCCATTCCAAGGAAAGACAAG GATGGTCCAGGTAATGGGCCTACTCCAAGAGGTCCACGACGTGATCCTGCTGATGAGGAACCACTCCTACCGCAAAACAATCAG ATTGCGGTGAGGGCAGAGGCTGATGCCAAGGCTGTAGCAGAGGCCACTCCAAAGAGGGAACTCACCAAGAATAAAGCTGGACCACCTGTGTACTATCCTCCTGGACATGAGCTCTTCCATGAAACAATGCAC ACAATGACTCTGAAAGAAAGCGGTCGTAGAGGTAAGGCCAAGTGGAGAATGGAACGTGCTGCTGGTTACAAGGAGAGTTCCTCACACTCTGAGACTAAAGGAGGGATGACTATGGTGCCTGTGTGCCTACCTCTGTGCTGTGGTGCTGCCTGTGTTGTCATGTAA
- the LOC136835064 gene encoding uncharacterized protein isoform X17, with amino-acid sequence MLDDLKTTVGGEAELISPDVRSDSTLVSSFRSTSRNEGRSSSRGGSRSGSALGGGAGVEDGGHMKHSRREYRSPDSNTHVVTEKYEYDTGDSSKTSHYQKKVIKSTYSTFNSMNAGSLEDPPHLTKGPESPPQPSQPINTKGGEEGYVPTVDSSDTDTLGTDTMKTSKTVGSDYSTLGRLRKNINELDSLIDSLDESQQQHNAEPPPPVEVLNSAPPEPTENIGHDVPLVLEASELPPDDDEEIPSHAVTDDPSVVLTLAAAEAHSRTVSSTTQISSHSHTGTTVQQHQVMNRSTAPPNTMANGSLRSTDSSKYDGDDEMIDDSKSGEVRRIVWRNRFEKTYETQDSSKPPVVSIEDEARRRQLLQKQQITSTSTSTSTLSSPPQRGPVSPRLPQLQCAVYWPGMGVPPNVSPGGQSWKEPIPLPTPPQLSPREPGVAYIYTYGNTSGTGVQPLPPLNYVSVPGPSSVPPSEGAPSPTPSQLQGQPIIYHYSYHYTIQPGQPLPDGAPPPPPGMVLPGSPPALQVAPSSQPLPPQPAQPVTTTHLTQTSKPAHPGHPAHPGHPAHPGHPAHPGHPAQPTQPDQPSTVVNYSLHKHTTRTSSSTVNQRDTTTNVIHPGGYPGGVGPGGPGSPHSPGSPHGPSGPHSPAEPYGSISPKDKDGPDSPNYPSKPHGPDYGPGSPNGPTDPGQGHPGSISITINKTTTRTTHHTGYPGEPGRPYSPSDVPPVTSTPYPSRGRSVSPERPPVSNAPQHITYVTNIRSTHSDSLERVRRPRNETLPFPDTSPIKSGGDGKIPRRVDDLMTSFSDSEDGPGNGPTPRGPRRDPADEEPLLPQNNQIAVRAEADAKAVAEATPKRELTKNKAGPPVYYPPGHELFHETMHTMTLKESGRRGKAKWRMERAAGYKESSSHSETKGGMTMVPVCLPLCCGAACVVM; translated from the exons GAGTACATCACGAAACGAAGGGCGGAGTTCTTCGCGCGGAGGGTCAAGAAGCGGAAGCGCCCTTGGCGGAGGAGCAGGAGTGGAGGACGGAGGTCACATGAAGCACTCCAGGAGAGAGTACAGATCTCCCGACAGCAACACTCACGTCGTGACTGAGAAGTACGAGTACGATACGGGAGATTCCAGCAAG ACAAGTCACTACCAGAAGAAAGTGATCAAGTCCACGTATTCCACTTTCAATTCCATGAATGCTGGAAGCCTGGAGGACCCTCCTCACCTCACCAAAGGACCAGAATCCCCTCCCCAGCCCTCACAGCCTATCAACACTAAAG GTGGGGAGGAAGGCTATGTTCCAACTGTTGATTCCAGCGACACAGACACACTGGGAACAGATACCATGAAAACATCTAAAACCGTCGGATCCGATTACTCAACGCTTGGCAGGTTGCGGAAGAACATCAATGAACTTGACTCCTTGATCGATTCACTAGATGAATCCCAGCAGCAACACAATGCTGAGCCACCCCCTCCTGTTGAGGTTCTTAATTCTGCACCGCCTGAGCCCACTGAAAACATCGGACACGACGTACCCTTAGTTCTAGAAGCCTCTGAGCTTCCTCCAGATGATGACGAAGAAATCCCCAGTCATGCAGTTACCGATGATCCGTCCGTTGTATTGACTCTGGCTGCCGCTGAAGCCCATTCTCGTACCGTTAGTTCTACGACTCAAATTTCTTCTCATTCTCACACTGGTACCACTGTCCAACAACATCAAGTGATGAACCGTA GCACAGCCCCACCAAACACAATGGCCAATGGATCCCTCAGGTCTACTGACAGCAGTAAATATGA TGGTGACGATGAGATGATTGATGACTCAAAAAGTGGGGAAGTTCGTCGGATTGTTTGGCGCAACAGATTTGAGAAGACTTACGAAACTCAGGATTCTAGCAAGCCACCAGTG GTGAGTATTGAAGATGAAGCGAGACGCCGCCAGTTGCTCCAAAAACAGCAGATCACTTCTACTTCCACCTCCACATCTACCTTGTCCTCTCCTCCACAG CGTGGGCCGGTGTCGCCTCGCCTGCCGCAGCTGCAGTGTGCAGTATATTGGCCTGGCATGGGCGTTCCTCCCAAT GTGTCTCCAGGCGGACAGTCATGGAAAGAACCAATTCCTCTTCCAACTCCACCTCAACTATCTCCCCGGGAACCAGGAGTTGCTTACATCTATACATATGGGAATACTAGTGGAACAGGTGTTCAGCCTCTACCGCCACTCAATTACGTATCAGTTCCCGGACCATCCTCTGTGCCACCGAGTGAAGGTGCACCTTCACCAACTCCATCACAGCTTCAAGGACAGCCAATTATTTACCACTACTCTTATCACTATACTATTCAACCTGGCCAGCCTCTGCCTGATGgagcaccaccaccacccccaggAATGGTTCTACCTGGATCCCCACCAGCTCTTCAGGTAGCACCATCAAGCCAGCCCCTGCCACCACAACCTGCACAGCCTGTGACAACAACACATTTGACCCAGACCAGTAAGCCAGCTCATCCCGGTCACCCAGCTCATCCCGGTCACCCAGCTCATCCCGGTCACCCAGCTCATCCCGGTCACCCAGCTCAACCAACTCAGCCTGATCAGCCGTCAACGGTAGTTAATTACAgcttacataaacacacaactCGAACGAGCTCCTCTACAGTTAACCAGAGAGATACAACAACAAACGTTATTCATCCAGGGGGATACCCTGGGGGTGTTGGGCCCGGTGGGCCAGGTTCTCCACATAGTCCAGGTAGTCCTCACGGGCCAAGTGGCCCTCACAGTCCAGCTGAGCCCTATGGTTCAATCAGTCCAAAGGACAAAGATGGCCCTGACAGTCCAAATTATCCAAGCAAACCTCACGGTCCTGATTATGGTCCAGGTAGTCCTAATGGACCAACAGATCCTGGACAAGGACATCCTGGAAGCATTTCTATCACAATCAATAAAACTACAACTCGAACTACACATCATACAGGTTACCCAGGTGAACCAGGAAGGCCATACAGTCCCAGTGATGTACCTCCAGTCACTTCTACACCTTATCCAAGCAGGGGTCGCTCAGTCTCACCTGAAAGACCTCCAGTGAGTAATGCACCGCAACACATCACATATGTGACCAATATAAGATCAACCCATTCAGACTCCCTAGAACGTGTCAGAAGGCCAAGGAATGAGACTCTTCCTTTCCCAGACACTTCTCCAATAAAGTCAGGCGGTGATGGCAAGATTCCTCGCCGTGTTGATGATCTCATGACTTCCTTCTCAGATTCTGAG GATGGTCCAGGTAATGGGCCTACTCCAAGAGGTCCACGACGTGATCCTGCTGATGAGGAACCACTCCTACCGCAAAACAATCAG ATTGCGGTGAGGGCAGAGGCTGATGCCAAGGCTGTAGCAGAGGCCACTCCAAAGAGGGAACTCACCAAGAATAAAGCTGGACCACCTGTGTACTATCCTCCTGGACATGAGCTCTTCCATGAAACAATGCAC ACAATGACTCTGAAAGAAAGCGGTCGTAGAGGTAAGGCCAAGTGGAGAATGGAACGTGCTGCTGGTTACAAGGAGAGTTCCTCACACTCTGAGACTAAAGGAGGGATGACTATGGTGCCTGTGTGCCTACCTCTGTGCTGTGGTGCTGCCTGTGTTGTCATGTAA